In Lysobacter luteus, a single window of DNA contains:
- a CDS encoding GDCCVxC domain-containing (seleno)protein yields the protein MPASRPRRERTVAELTLQSILTCPECGHRAVETMPTTACQFFYECSNCGAMLRPKKGDCCVFCSYGTVPCPPIQQQKPCCG from the coding sequence ATGCCGGCTTCCCGGCCAAGGCGAGAGCGAACGGTGGCTGAGTTGACGCTGCAGAGCATCCTGACGTGCCCCGAATGCGGGCACCGGGCCGTTGAAACCATGCCGACGACAGCGTGTCAGTTCTTCTACGAGTGTTCGAACTGCGGCGCCATGCTGCGCCCGAAGAAAGGCGACTGCTGCGTGTTCTGCTCATACGGCACGGTGCCGTGCCCTCCGATCCAGCAGCAGAAGCCGTGTTGCGGGTAG
- a CDS encoding heavy-metal-associated domain-containing protein, with translation MRKILLIGMTATLWLGLATAATPKKVVLDVENMTCPACSITIEKALDKVPGVTGKHVDTQAATVTVTFDPERVTVPAVARAISDAGFPAKARANGG, from the coding sequence ATGCGCAAGATATTGTTGATTGGCATGACGGCAACCCTGTGGCTGGGCTTGGCGACTGCGGCAACGCCGAAAAAAGTGGTGCTGGACGTCGAGAACATGACCTGCCCGGCTTGCAGCATCACGATTGAAAAGGCGCTCGACAAAGTGCCCGGCGTGACCGGCAAGCACGTCGACACACAGGCGGCAACCGTCACCGTGACCTTCGACCCGGAGCGCGTGACAGTCCCGGCCGTCGCGCGTGCGATCAGCGATGCCGGCTTCCCGGCCAAGGCGAGAGCGAACGGTGGCTGA
- a CDS encoding mercuric transporter MerT family protein gives MSTNPTKTSLPAIVGATLAAVGASVCCVVPLALVLMGISGAWIANLTALDAWRPWFSAATLLCLALAFWNLYGPPSRCRTDGECVDPRVLLRRRRWLWIAATFIALLLLFPYYVTWFL, from the coding sequence ATGAGTACAAACCCCACTAAGACGTCACTCCCCGCCATTGTTGGCGCGACCCTCGCGGCCGTCGGCGCGTCGGTCTGTTGTGTTGTGCCACTGGCGCTGGTGCTGATGGGCATCAGCGGGGCGTGGATTGCGAACCTGACCGCCCTGGATGCCTGGCGGCCATGGTTCAGTGCGGCCACGTTGCTATGCCTGGCGCTGGCGTTTTGGAATCTATACGGCCCGCCTTCACGCTGCCGCACCGACGGCGAATGCGTCGATCCGCGCGTGCTGCTACGCCGTCGGCGCTGGCTGTGGATCGCCGCGACCTTCATCGCGTTGTTGCTGCTGTTCCCCTACTACGTGACCTGGTTTCTCTAG
- a CDS encoding MerR family transcriptional regulator — translation MTANSFTISRLAACADVHVETVRYYQRRGLLPEPVRPAGGVRRYGQAEVTRLQFIRRAQAMGFTLQEIAGLLEVKGRLACEQTRQLTERKLADVRLRLAELRQLEGELLELISECSQATAGDCCPTLDLLGHAGDQTKSVPTPRAARRTRVR, via the coding sequence GTGACGGCCAATTCATTCACGATCAGCCGGCTGGCGGCCTGCGCAGATGTGCATGTGGAAACCGTCCGCTACTACCAGCGCCGGGGCTTGCTGCCTGAGCCGGTGCGACCGGCGGGCGGGGTGCGTCGGTACGGGCAAGCGGAGGTGACCCGGCTTCAGTTCATCCGTCGGGCGCAGGCGATGGGCTTCACGCTCCAAGAAATTGCTGGTCTGCTGGAGGTCAAGGGCCGGCTCGCGTGCGAGCAGACCCGACAACTGACCGAGCGCAAGCTTGCTGATGTCCGTTTGCGGCTAGCCGAACTGCGACAGCTCGAAGGCGAACTTCTTGAGCTGATCTCCGAATGCAGCCAGGCCACTGCAGGCGACTGCTGCCCCACGCTCGATCTTCTGGGGCACGCTGGAGACCAAACAAAGAGCGTGCCTACACCCAGAGCGGCCCGGCGAACGCGAGTGCGGTAA
- a CDS encoding DUF4124 domain-containing protein, with protein sequence MNPVALIALPLLLLGTPVFAQSVHKCVDDRGGVTYQSGDCTDGRSVRSWNAGSPAVPDLEARKARERANSAYLRKLAKRHRGGSGGAGAISGHRDARKCEAARNRRSRAEASTKRLTLAQLEKLGDDVYEACK encoded by the coding sequence ATGAATCCCGTCGCACTCATTGCGTTGCCGCTGCTGTTGTTGGGGACGCCGGTCTTCGCGCAGTCCGTCCACAAGTGTGTCGACGACCGCGGAGGCGTCACGTACCAGTCGGGCGACTGCACTGACGGGCGGAGCGTCCGCTCATGGAACGCCGGTTCGCCTGCGGTACCGGATCTGGAAGCGCGCAAGGCCAGGGAACGCGCCAATTCCGCGTATCTGCGCAAACTTGCCAAGCGCCATCGTGGTGGCTCCGGGGGTGCCGGCGCCATCAGCGGACACCGCGATGCACGCAAATGCGAGGCAGCCAGGAACCGGCGATCCAGGGCAGAGGCAAGCACCAAGCGACTGACGCTCGCGCAACTTGAGAAGCTTGGTGATGACGTCTACGAGGCTTGCAAGTAG
- a CDS encoding M28 family metallopeptidase yields the protein MSFAAARAATPPADVAALHDIAVAPSPARIEADIRTLVGFGTRHTLSETASDTRGIGAARRWIKAEFERISKDCGGCLEVVTVSDTVSGETRIPDPVEVVSVIAIQRGSADPDRVVIMSGDIDSRVSDVMDSTSDSPGANDNASGIAGTLEAARVLSTHRFNGTIVYAALAGEEQGLFGGRILADHAKAKGWRIEAVLNNDMIGNIAGINGVVDNTTARVFSEGTRVTETPEEARARRFTGGEVDSPSRNLARYIDRMADRYVPNLEVMMVYRLDRFGRGGHHRPFNDVGAPAVRVMETNEHYDRQHQDLRTEDGVTYGDTLDGVDFAYAAKLTALNAVSLAGMAWAPPPPADVGIEGAVTADTTLRWTRPPATQAPGLAGYRIHWRLTTEPQWTHSRYVGNVDTYTLENVVIDNYFFGVSAVGTNGAESPVVFPGAAGSFGGYAPTP from the coding sequence ATGTCTTTCGCTGCCGCCCGCGCGGCGACGCCACCCGCGGACGTCGCGGCGCTGCACGACATCGCGGTTGCGCCCTCCCCGGCCCGCATCGAGGCCGACATCCGCACGCTGGTCGGCTTCGGCACCCGCCACACCCTGTCGGAAACCGCATCCGACACACGCGGCATCGGGGCCGCGCGGCGCTGGATCAAAGCCGAGTTCGAGCGCATCTCGAAAGACTGCGGTGGCTGCCTGGAGGTCGTCACCGTCAGCGACACCGTGTCCGGCGAAACACGCATCCCCGATCCGGTCGAGGTCGTCAGCGTGATCGCCATCCAGCGTGGCTCGGCCGACCCCGACCGCGTCGTCATCATGAGTGGAGACATCGATTCGCGGGTGTCCGACGTCATGGACTCCACCTCCGACTCGCCCGGCGCCAATGACAACGCGTCCGGCATCGCCGGCACGCTCGAGGCGGCACGCGTGCTTTCCACGCATCGGTTCAACGGCACGATCGTCTACGCCGCGCTGGCCGGCGAGGAACAGGGCCTGTTCGGCGGCAGGATCCTGGCCGACCACGCCAAGGCCAAGGGCTGGCGCATCGAGGCGGTCCTCAACAACGACATGATCGGCAACATCGCCGGCATCAATGGCGTGGTCGACAACACCACCGCCCGGGTGTTCTCCGAAGGCACCCGCGTCACCGAGACGCCCGAGGAAGCCCGCGCCCGGCGGTTCACCGGCGGCGAAGTCGATTCGCCTTCGCGCAACCTCGCCCGGTACATCGACCGCATGGCCGACCGGTACGTCCCCAACCTCGAGGTGATGATGGTCTACCGGCTCGACCGCTTCGGTCGCGGCGGCCACCATCGGCCGTTCAACGACGTCGGCGCTCCGGCGGTGCGCGTGATGGAGACCAACGAGCACTACGACCGCCAGCACCAGGACCTGCGTACCGAGGACGGCGTGACCTACGGCGACACCCTCGACGGGGTCGACTTCGCCTATGCGGCCAAGCTGACGGCCCTGAATGCCGTCAGCCTTGCCGGGATGGCGTGGGCACCGCCGCCGCCGGCCGATGTCGGCATCGAGGGCGCGGTGACCGCCGACACGACGCTGCGCTGGACCCGACCACCGGCGACGCAGGCGCCAGGGCTGGCCGGCTACCGCATCCACTGGCGCCTCACCACCGAGCCGCAATGGACCCACAGCCGCTACGTCGGCAACGTGGACACCTACACCCTGGAGAACGTGGTCATCGACAACTACTTCTTCGGGGTGTCGGCGGTCGGCACCAATGGCGCGGAGAGCCCTGTCGTGTTCCCGGGGGCGGCGGGCAGCTTCGGCGGATACGCCCCCACGCCGTAG
- a CDS encoding autotransporter outer membrane beta-barrel domain-containing protein gives MDNHKGCTTIAMVVIANCLSLAIAGEVRAQSAGSDTRLDTLQQQVNAQSARLDQLRDQLAAQERNVSELQRALDLERLASTRARGTGDGAGQGVAASDPAASATAMLAAAVAAQAAPGTQDDATGEGVAVDRAVAQGDRPPPQPVGRAPEQDLRPPEVAQIFDQPGVLTPSGTFVLEPSLQFGYSSSNRVALVGYTIIPAILIGLIDVRQVKTSTGTAALTGRMGIGNRFELEAKVPYVYSSSDTVSREIFTGTAVENVFTSSGKGLGDIEATARMQLNRGGPDKAFYVGWLRYKSRTGRDPFEVVTDCVTRCVANATGTGLPLELPTGSGFSSLQPGVTWLFPSDPVVFFGSLSYLHNFKRDGVSRTVLTGAPPEFPQTATEPIGEVEAGDIWGFNFGMGLALNEKASISIGYDASFIGKTQQNGADAPGAVRITLGTLLLGASYRFSDRHTLNVALGVGVTRDTPDMTLTARVPISL, from the coding sequence ATGGACAACCACAAGGGGTGCACCACCATTGCCATGGTGGTGATCGCCAACTGCCTGTCGCTGGCGATTGCCGGCGAGGTACGGGCGCAGAGCGCGGGGTCGGACACGCGGCTGGACACGCTGCAGCAACAGGTCAACGCCCAGAGCGCGCGGCTGGACCAGTTGCGCGACCAACTGGCCGCGCAGGAACGCAACGTGTCCGAGCTGCAACGGGCACTCGACCTGGAGCGGCTGGCCAGCACCCGGGCGCGCGGCACAGGGGATGGAGCGGGGCAGGGTGTCGCCGCGAGCGATCCCGCCGCGTCCGCCACGGCGATGCTGGCCGCGGCCGTGGCTGCACAGGCGGCACCGGGTACACAGGACGACGCAACAGGCGAGGGCGTCGCCGTCGATCGCGCCGTGGCGCAGGGCGACCGGCCGCCCCCGCAACCTGTCGGCCGTGCGCCGGAGCAGGACCTGCGCCCGCCCGAGGTCGCCCAGATCTTCGACCAGCCGGGCGTGCTGACCCCGTCGGGTACGTTCGTGCTCGAGCCGTCGCTGCAGTTCGGCTACTCGTCCAGCAACCGCGTCGCACTGGTCGGCTACACCATCATCCCGGCCATCCTGATCGGCCTCATCGATGTCCGCCAAGTCAAGACCAGCACCGGCACCGCGGCGCTCACCGGGCGGATGGGCATCGGCAACCGCTTTGAGCTGGAAGCCAAGGTGCCGTACGTCTACAGCAGCAGCGACACCGTCAGCCGCGAGATCTTTACCGGCACGGCGGTCGAGAATGTCTTCACCTCCAGCGGCAAGGGCCTGGGCGACATCGAGGCCACCGCACGCATGCAACTCAACCGCGGTGGGCCCGACAAGGCGTTCTACGTCGGCTGGCTGCGCTACAAGAGCCGCACCGGACGGGATCCGTTCGAAGTGGTGACCGACTGCGTCACGCGCTGCGTCGCCAATGCCACCGGCACCGGGTTGCCGTTGGAGCTGCCGACCGGCAGCGGCTTCTCATCGCTGCAGCCGGGCGTGACCTGGCTGTTCCCGTCGGACCCCGTGGTGTTCTTCGGGAGCCTGAGCTACCTGCACAACTTCAAGCGCGACGGGGTCTCGCGCACCGTGCTGACCGGCGCGCCGCCGGAGTTCCCGCAGACCGCCACCGAGCCGATCGGCGAGGTCGAGGCGGGCGACATCTGGGGGTTCAACTTCGGAATGGGGCTGGCGCTCAACGAGAAGGCCTCGATCAGCATCGGCTACGACGCCAGCTTCATCGGCAAGACACAACAGAACGGTGCGGACGCCCCCGGCGCGGTGCGTATCACCCTTGGCACGTTGCTGCTCGGCGCTTCCTACCGGTTCAGCGACCGCCACACCCTCAACGTCGCGCTCGGCGTCGGCGTCACCCGCGACACGCCCGACATGACCTTGACCGCGCGGGTGCCGATTTCACTCTGA
- a CDS encoding C39 family peptidase, producing MALPGPAGASSLGVRTPHGGAYTLKVTSLKEARYATTVPQQYDFSCGSAATATLLTYQYGHAVSEQDVFVQMYRDGDRRKIRAEGFSLLDMRRYLESLGFAADGFELPLDELEEEGLPAIVLLNDRGYRHFVVVKGVRDGRVLLGDPARGTRAMSRERFEALWDNGVLFVIHNRRELAGFNQPVDWRTAPPAPLQSGIGRRGLGDIVIPKFGPGDS from the coding sequence ATGGCCCTGCCGGGGCCGGCGGGGGCGTCGTCGCTGGGCGTGCGCACCCCGCATGGAGGCGCCTACACGCTCAAGGTCACCAGCCTCAAGGAAGCACGCTACGCGACGACGGTGCCGCAGCAGTACGACTTCAGTTGCGGCTCGGCGGCGACCGCAACCCTGCTGACCTACCAGTACGGCCACGCGGTGAGCGAGCAGGACGTGTTCGTGCAGATGTACCGCGATGGCGACCGCCGCAAGATCCGCGCGGAAGGGTTCTCGCTGCTGGACATGCGGCGTTATCTGGAGTCGCTGGGGTTTGCCGCCGACGGCTTCGAATTGCCGCTCGACGAACTGGAAGAAGAAGGCCTGCCCGCGATCGTGTTGCTCAACGACCGCGGCTACCGGCACTTCGTGGTGGTCAAGGGCGTGCGCGACGGCCGCGTGCTGCTGGGCGACCCGGCCCGCGGCACCCGGGCGATGTCGCGCGAGCGCTTCGAGGCGCTATGGGACAACGGCGTGTTGTTCGTGATCCACAACCGGCGCGAGCTGGCCGGATTCAACCAGCCCGTCGACTGGCGCACCGCGCCGCCAGCACCACTGCAGTCCGGCATCGGCCGGCGGGGTCTCGGCGACATCGTCATTCCCAAGTTCGGACCGGGAGACAGCTGA